A DNA window from Anaerolineales bacterium contains the following coding sequences:
- a CDS encoding NADH-quinone oxidoreductase subunit L has translation MLATTAFLIPLPPLAAFAVILLFTRRNRALSTAAAVGSLLLSAAGAFPLIIGALQGGNLAQNPVSQSVVWIPGPAAVRVGVLVDGLTVLMLAFVMVTLLAIFVYSIGYHHFGRNPGPADAPGFPPRGMEVRDGGRIRRVPTVEPLYGRFFALLSLFAFGMLLLVLADNLASFFVGWEVMGLCSYLLIGFWYGRERARRAAVKAFLVTRIGDVLMLIGMAVCWNFSGTLSLREILSPDNLTSMAAAPSAVPGLSAAGLAGLLFLAGTIGKSAQWPLHVWLPDAMEGPTPVSALIHAATMVSAGVYLLLRTAPLLWVAGSPASGAAALLGASSALFAAACALTQTDLKRLLAYSTVSQLGYMVAAAGIGASAAAAFHLAVHACFKALLFLGAGSVAHGIEHGAMQAGAGAEDPQDMRAMGGLAARMPLTFAAFLAGGFSLAGLPLVTSGFWSKDGILTRAFHSSPGVFLVLAAAALITAVYVARLLALVFLGRPRSRAAAQAAEPSRWMLAPIAFLVVPAVAAGWAGIPEDFPVLGGILPDWIGRLTAQTATPLSPQRWIQSGPAAEADAFAPVVLAVSLLAGTGGLLLGWLLHRRYGAGRKDPLEALFGGAYGFLQAGCRFDNLYRKVFAEPARWAARVLVSEWIDGRILGGILRAAWKAAGSAGRVLRGAVDLALINGAADGIGRASRRAAGGLRALQSGRVQEYLLIAFFVFSALAAALAWGMLKVP, from the coding sequence ATGCTTGCCACGACCGCATTCCTGATCCCTCTTCCTCCGCTCGCGGCTTTCGCCGTGATCCTGCTGTTCACACGCCGGAACCGCGCGCTGAGCACCGCGGCCGCCGTGGGGAGCCTGTTGCTCTCCGCCGCCGGCGCATTTCCTTTAATAATCGGCGCATTGCAGGGCGGGAATCTGGCGCAGAATCCGGTCTCGCAATCGGTCGTCTGGATACCCGGGCCGGCGGCAGTGCGGGTCGGCGTGTTGGTCGACGGCCTGACGGTGCTGATGCTGGCTTTTGTGATGGTCACGCTGCTTGCGATATTCGTCTACAGCATCGGCTACCACCATTTCGGCCGGAACCCGGGTCCGGCGGACGCGCCCGGATTTCCGCCGCGCGGAATGGAGGTCCGGGACGGCGGGCGCATCCGGCGTGTTCCGACCGTGGAGCCGCTCTACGGCCGGTTCTTCGCGCTCCTCTCGCTGTTTGCCTTCGGAATGCTGCTGCTCGTCCTGGCCGACAACCTGGCGTCGTTCTTCGTCGGCTGGGAGGTGATGGGGCTGTGCTCGTACCTGCTGATCGGGTTTTGGTACGGGCGCGAGCGCGCCCGCCGGGCGGCGGTGAAAGCATTCCTTGTCACCCGGATCGGCGACGTGCTGATGCTGATCGGGATGGCCGTGTGCTGGAATTTCAGCGGGACTCTCTCCCTGCGCGAGATCCTTTCGCCCGACAATCTGACTTCGATGGCCGCCGCCCCCTCGGCCGTCCCCGGTTTGAGCGCCGCCGGATTGGCGGGCCTGCTGTTCCTGGCGGGGACGATCGGCAAAAGCGCGCAGTGGCCGCTGCACGTCTGGCTGCCGGACGCGATGGAAGGCCCGACGCCGGTCTCGGCGCTGATCCACGCCGCGACGATGGTCTCAGCCGGCGTGTACCTGCTGCTGCGGACGGCGCCCCTGCTTTGGGTTGCGGGCTCGCCGGCGAGCGGCGCGGCCGCCTTGCTCGGCGCCTCCAGCGCGCTGTTCGCGGCCGCGTGCGCGCTGACCCAGACCGACCTCAAGCGCCTGCTGGCCTATTCGACCGTCTCCCAACTCGGGTACATGGTCGCCGCGGCGGGAATCGGCGCCTCCGCGGCCGCGGCCTTCCACCTGGCGGTGCACGCCTGCTTCAAGGCCCTGCTGTTCCTCGGGGCCGGGTCGGTCGCCCACGGCATCGAACACGGGGCGATGCAGGCGGGGGCGGGCGCGGAGGATCCGCAGGATATGCGCGCGATGGGCGGCCTGGCGGCGCGGATGCCGCTGACCTTTGCGGCGTTCCTCGCCGGGGGCTTCTCGTTGGCGGGGCTTCCGCTGGTCACCTCGGGATTCTGGTCCAAGGACGGCATTCTGACCCGCGCCTTCCATTCCTCGCCGGGCGTTTTCCTCGTCCTGGCGGCCGCGGCGCTGATCACCGCCGTCTACGTCGCGCGCCTGCTGGCGCTGGTTTTCCTCGGCCGGCCGCGCAGCCGGGCGGCGGCGCAGGCCGCCGAGCCGTCGCGCTGGATGCTTGCCCCGATCGCCTTCCTGGTTGTCCCGGCCGTCGCCGCCGGTTGGGCCGGCATCCCGGAGGATTTTCCCGTCCTGGGCGGGATCCTGCCGGATTGGATCGGGCGCCTGACCGCCCAAACCGCGACGCCTTTATCGCCGCAGCGCTGGATTCAAAGCGGTCCGGCGGCCGAGGCCGACGCGTTCGCCCCCGTGGTCCTGGCGGTTTCGCTCCTGGCCGGCACCGGCGGATTGCTCCTCGGCTGGCTCCTGCACCGCCGTTACGGCGCCGGGCGGAAGGATCCGCTCGAGGCGCTGTTCGGGGGCGCGTACGGATTTTTGCAGGCGGGCTGCCGGTTCGACAACCTGTACCGCAAGGTTTTCGCCGAGCCGGCCCGCTGGGCGGCGCGGGTGTTGGTGTCCGAATGGATCGACGGACGGATCCTCGGCGGAATCCTGCGTGCCGCGTGGAAAGCTGCGGGCTCCGCAGGCCGGGTGCTGCGCGGCGCGGTCGATCTTGCGCTGATCAACGGCGCGGCCGACGGAATCGGACGCGCAAGCCGGCGCGCGGCCGGCGGGTTGCGCGCGCTGCAGAGCGGGCGGGTGCAGGAATACCTGCTGATCGCATTTTTTGTTTTCTCGGCCCTGGCCGCGGCGCTGGCGTGGGGAATGTTGAAAGTCCCATAA